From one Paenibacillus sp. FSL K6-1330 genomic stretch:
- a CDS encoding response regulator transcription factor, translated as MIRIVIAEDQKMLRGAFASLLNFEDDIEVVAEVPDGQQAWDAIQQHQPDVCLLDIEMPHISGLELAESIRQAALPCKIMIVTTFARPGYLQKAMDAQVEGYLLKDEPIDFLIAAIRRVMKGERVVSTDLAAALFMKEENPLSEREIEMLRLTKEGMTTGEISNALFLTRGTVRNYLSSAIQKLAAESRQQAVAIAEDKGWL; from the coding sequence ATGATTCGAATCGTCATTGCGGAAGATCAAAAAATGCTTCGCGGCGCATTCGCCTCACTGCTTAATTTCGAAGATGACATCGAGGTCGTGGCCGAGGTGCCTGACGGGCAGCAAGCCTGGGACGCGATCCAGCAGCATCAGCCGGACGTGTGCCTGCTCGATATCGAGATGCCTCATATCAGCGGCCTGGAATTGGCCGAGTCCATACGTCAAGCAGCTCTGCCCTGCAAAATCATGATCGTTACGACCTTCGCGCGCCCGGGTTATTTGCAAAAAGCGATGGATGCGCAGGTGGAGGGCTATCTGTTAAAGGACGAGCCGATCGATTTCTTGATCGCAGCCATCCGGCGGGTCATGAAGGGCGAGCGGGTTGTGAGCACCGATCTAGCGGCCGCACTATTCATGAAGGAAGAGAATCCGCTCAGCGAACGGGAAATCGAAATGCTTCGCTTAACCAAGGAAGGCATGACCACCGGCGAGATCAGCAATGCCCTATTCCTGACGAGAGGAACTGTTCGCAACTACCTCTCCTCAGCCATACAGAAGCTTGCGGCCGAATCCCGGCAGCAGGCCGTGGCAATCGCCGAGGATAAAGGATGGCTGTAA
- a CDS encoding sensor histidine kinase, producing the protein MFYKLYPRDQIKSYLLIDIVLTVFLCYRVFRSDTALGLWGSLLLLLLFLVSFYVALWRRGGWLLAAVLTGLFAVGVLGVYTGPSTMLFGIIFADLLGRSKSKVHIAIGCAAIALSFLLVFVFRKEPLLETSNAIYLPVMIIQSVYPIVIYIKEKAKSLQGELDEANEQIAKYIQQEERQRIARDLHDTLGQTLMMIKMKSELAKKWVDKDAAQAKRELSEILDTTRTALKQVRELVSDMKFISLASELEHAAKLLHTAGISLSIENPEKPPLLSSVEETMLALCVREAMTNIIKHSPAKRCTIRLETKEHAFGIYIADDGVGPAGNSDGNGIPSIMERMKTLGGSFAIAPSPEGGTRVSLNLPLRRHEKEDAS; encoded by the coding sequence ATGTTCTATAAGTTGTACCCGAGGGATCAGATCAAAAGTTATTTGCTCATCGATATCGTACTGACCGTATTCTTATGCTACCGGGTGTTTCGTTCGGATACGGCGCTGGGACTGTGGGGCAGCCTTTTGCTGCTCCTGCTGTTCCTTGTTTCGTTCTATGTCGCGCTGTGGCGCCGGGGCGGCTGGCTACTGGCTGCCGTGCTGACGGGCCTGTTCGCGGTAGGCGTACTCGGGGTGTATACGGGGCCGAGCACCATGCTGTTCGGGATCATTTTTGCCGACTTGCTGGGCCGGTCCAAGTCCAAGGTGCATATCGCCATCGGCTGTGCAGCCATTGCCCTATCATTCCTGCTCGTGTTCGTTTTCCGAAAGGAACCGCTGCTCGAAACGTCCAATGCCATTTACCTTCCGGTCATGATCATTCAGTCGGTATATCCGATCGTCATCTACATTAAGGAGAAAGCGAAAAGCCTGCAGGGGGAGCTGGATGAAGCCAACGAGCAGATCGCAAAGTATATCCAGCAGGAGGAGCGACAGCGAATCGCTAGGGATCTCCACGATACCTTGGGACAGACCCTCATGATGATCAAAATGAAGAGCGAGCTGGCGAAGAAATGGGTGGATAAGGATGCTGCCCAAGCCAAGCGAGAGCTAAGCGAGATTCTGGATACCACCCGAACCGCCCTGAAGCAAGTGAGGGAGCTGGTATCCGATATGAAGTTCATCTCTCTGGCAAGCGAGCTGGAGCATGCGGCCAAGCTGCTGCATACGGCGGGAATTTCGCTGAGTATCGAGAATCCGGAGAAGCCCCCGCTGTTATCCAGCGTAGAGGAAACGATGCTTGCGCTTTGTGTCCGGGAAGCCATGACCAATATCATCAAGCATAGCCCGGCCAAGCGGTGCACCATTAGGCTGGAAACGAAGGAACATGCCTTCGGAATCTACATCGCGGATGATGGCGTGGGGCCGGCAGGGAACAGCGACGGAAACGGCATCCCGTCGATCATGGAGCGGATGAAGACGCTGGGCGGCTCTTTCGCCATCGCCCCTTCGCCTGAGGGAGGCACCAGGGTATCCTTAAATCTCCCCCTTCGCCGACATGAAAAGGAGGACGCTTCATGA
- a CDS encoding class D sortase: MRRIAGILLLLAGMGIVTFAVIQYVEHQANLKEAMAEANKLIGQSDTTDYSNEQRADPVSYQDHLIDKSKFDPKPNDVIGMLQIPKLEAELPIIEGTDEEMLERGVGHYSGTAFPMDNEQILLSGHRDTVFRNFDKLSVGDRFIVKLPYGTFEYEIQSTDIVDKDDTSVIRSMGTEVLVISTCYPFRYVGNAPERYIFYAYPVGDHG; encoded by the coding sequence ATGCGAAGAATAGCAGGTATACTCTTGCTGCTTGCCGGTATGGGGATCGTGACTTTCGCTGTCATTCAATATGTCGAACATCAGGCAAACTTAAAGGAAGCTATGGCGGAAGCCAATAAGCTGATTGGTCAGTCAGACACAACAGATTATTCGAATGAACAACGTGCGGATCCTGTATCCTATCAGGATCACTTAATAGACAAATCCAAGTTTGATCCGAAACCGAATGATGTGATCGGAATGCTTCAAATCCCCAAGCTGGAAGCAGAACTTCCGATCATCGAAGGTACGGATGAAGAGATGCTCGAGAGAGGCGTCGGACATTACAGCGGTACCGCTTTTCCGATGGATAATGAGCAGATCTTACTGTCTGGACATCGGGACACAGTATTTCGAAATTTCGACAAGTTGTCGGTAGGGGATCGTTTTATCGTAAAACTGCCTTATGGTACATTTGAATATGAGATTCAAAGCACGGATATCGTAGATAAAGACGATACATCGGTTATTCGTTCTATGGGAACCGAGGTGCTGGTCATTTCGACTTGCTATCCGTTTCGCTATGTGGGAAATGCGCCGGAGCGTTATATTTTCTATGCTTACCCGGTCGGTGATCATGGATAG
- a CDS encoding acetylhydrolase, producing the protein MRVLEMLLVTSCVLVLMVSLFRNTINRKIGTIAGIACGSLLAAQLLFEGYRWQMIPVYIVAALLVALLLFRRSKITKPLRFMILALSIVLLGVSVALSVLLPVFHLPKPSGGFSVGTETFHFIDADREETFTEQKGDKRELVVQVWYPAAASGRSGEKNTVFPKDRGLFHTYMQAYSGYLGLPAPALDYWKYSRANSSIHTDLHPAINPYPMVLLSHGMGVGRILHTSQAEHLASHGYIVFAIDHTYSTVVTAFPDKRVTGFLTEQSQDRLFEDSRAILHVWNEDITFVVDQLEKLHSGAVASKFKGMLDMDNIGMMGHSFGGAAAFEAVYSNPRIKAGVNMDGTLFITENRDAMKKPFMFMKSEEFTNINEKQAKYRKTPATDAELKELRLTREQFDNILANRELELKLMDRLSQQGQGRTIYIEGTGHYNFTDLQLYSPLIGLTGMTRSINGTRGAEIVNRYLLEFFNQHLRGTESKLLAGPTEDYPEVKYPNSVYQGE; encoded by the coding sequence ATGCGAGTATTGGAAATGTTGTTGGTCACATCTTGCGTTTTGGTGCTGATGGTCTCACTGTTCCGTAACACAATCAACCGGAAGATAGGGACTATAGCCGGCATCGCTTGCGGTTCACTGTTGGCCGCTCAACTGCTGTTTGAAGGCTATAGGTGGCAGATGATCCCAGTCTATATCGTCGCCGCATTGCTTGTCGCCCTCCTCTTATTTAGGCGAAGTAAGATCACGAAACCGCTGCGTTTCATGATATTAGCCCTATCTATTGTTTTGCTGGGCGTATCGGTTGCCTTATCGGTGCTGCTGCCCGTCTTTCATTTACCTAAGCCCTCAGGTGGGTTCAGTGTAGGGACGGAAACGTTCCATTTTATCGATGCCGACCGGGAAGAAACGTTTACCGAGCAGAAGGGCGACAAGCGAGAGCTGGTCGTTCAGGTATGGTACCCTGCCGCGGCGTCTGGTCGAAGCGGAGAGAAGAATACGGTGTTCCCTAAAGATAGAGGGCTGTTCCATACCTATATGCAAGCTTATTCCGGATATCTGGGCCTTCCCGCTCCCGCCCTCGACTACTGGAAATACAGCCGGGCCAATTCATCTATCCATACCGATTTACATCCGGCGATTAATCCGTATCCAATGGTACTGCTGTCACACGGCATGGGGGTCGGCAGAATTTTGCATACGTCGCAGGCTGAACATCTTGCCAGCCACGGTTATATCGTATTCGCCATCGATCACACTTATAGTACCGTTGTGACCGCTTTTCCAGATAAACGTGTGACCGGTTTCCTTACGGAACAGTCTCAGGATCGGTTATTTGAGGACAGCCGGGCCATTTTACATGTATGGAACGAGGATATCACCTTCGTCGTGGATCAGTTGGAGAAGCTGCATTCCGGTGCCGTCGCCAGCAAATTCAAGGGAATGCTGGATATGGACAACATCGGCATGATGGGTCATTCCTTCGGTGGGGCAGCAGCTTTTGAAGCCGTTTATTCCAACCCGCGAATCAAAGCCGGCGTGAATATGGACGGTACATTGTTCATAACGGAGAACCGGGATGCCATGAAAAAACCGTTTATGTTCATGAAATCGGAAGAGTTTACGAATATAAACGAGAAGCAGGCGAAGTACCGCAAAACCCCAGCCACGGATGCCGAGCTCAAGGAGCTCCGGTTAACACGTGAACAATTCGACAACATTCTGGCGAATCGGGAATTGGAGCTGAAACTGATGGACCGCCTATCGCAACAAGGACAAGGACGGACCATTTATATCGAAGGAACGGGACATTATAACTTCACTGATCTTCAGCTGTACTCTCCGCTCATCGGACTAACCGGCATGACAAGAAGCATTAATGGAACAAGGGGTGCAGAAATCGTCAATCGCTATCTTTTGGAGTTTTTTAACCAGCATTTACGCGGAACCGAGAGTAAGCTTCTGGCTGGTCCTACTGAAGACTACCCGGAAGTGAAGTATCCGAACTCGGTTTATCAAGGAGAATAA
- a CDS encoding DUF418 domain-containing protein translates to MEQRKDRIRLLDILRGFAILGTLGTNIWIFAHAGDLNYITTFDHSGWWGANDLLRMIVLFLVNGKLLGLLTIMFGVGLEMKYRQAKRKGKPWPGVYLWAVLFLVLEGLLHFILVMEYDILMSYGVTAIIAAFIVKGGDRLIARTMNVIGSVFAIAILALAALMLASGASVSLGSFGDVVALYQEGTWVEQVQYRLANFLPLRMEAILVIPTNVFLFLLGVRFMRAGVFSPDENGKKLRSTLFKLGIYVGVPLNLLIFIPGGAFDLPVRYLFAPLMSMGYIAIMARMIQYTKWEWLWRRLENVGKMSLSCYVLQNILASAVFYGWGLGLAGKLNSAAIIAIWLVISAFLLGMSSLWLRGFKLGPMETIRKQAVGFFESR, encoded by the coding sequence ATGGAACAACGAAAAGACAGAATCCGCCTGCTGGACATTTTGCGGGGCTTTGCGATTCTGGGAACGCTTGGGACGAATATTTGGATCTTCGCACATGCGGGGGACCTCAACTACATTACAACATTTGATCATTCCGGTTGGTGGGGAGCGAATGACTTACTTCGAATGATCGTCTTATTCCTGGTGAATGGGAAGCTGCTCGGACTGCTGACAATCATGTTTGGTGTCGGCTTGGAAATGAAGTATCGGCAGGCCAAGCGCAAGGGAAAGCCGTGGCCGGGTGTTTATTTATGGGCCGTCCTGTTTCTGGTCCTCGAAGGCCTGCTGCATTTTATATTGGTCATGGAGTATGACATCTTAATGAGCTATGGAGTTACCGCAATCATTGCAGCCTTCATCGTAAAGGGTGGCGACCGGCTCATCGCCCGCACGATGAACGTGATCGGCAGCGTCTTCGCCATTGCAATTCTGGCCCTCGCGGCACTGATGCTGGCAAGCGGCGCAAGCGTATCGCTGGGCAGTTTTGGCGATGTCGTTGCTCTCTATCAAGAAGGCACTTGGGTGGAGCAAGTTCAATATCGGCTGGCGAACTTCCTTCCGCTGCGAATGGAGGCCATCCTCGTGATTCCGACCAATGTGTTTCTGTTCCTGCTGGGGGTTCGCTTCATGCGGGCAGGGGTATTCTCCCCGGATGAGAACGGCAAAAAGCTGCGGAGTACACTATTTAAGCTTGGGATATATGTCGGTGTGCCGCTCAACTTGCTCATTTTTATCCCCGGCGGCGCTTTCGATCTACCGGTGCGCTATTTATTCGCCCCGCTGATGTCCATGGGGTATATAGCAATCATGGCGAGAATGATACAATATACGAAATGGGAATGGCTATGGCGCCGTCTGGAGAACGTCGGAAAAATGTCGCTAAGCTGCTATGTGCTCCAGAACATCCTCGCATCCGCTGTTTTTTACGGCTGGGGGTTGGGGCTTGCCGGCAAGCTGAATTCAGCGGCCATTATCGCCATCTGGCTGGTAATCTCCGCATTTCTGCTGGGCATGTCGTCCCTATGGCTCCGCGGCTTCAAGCTGGGACCCATGGAGACCATCCGCAAACAGGCGGTAGGTTTCTTCGAATCAAGATAG
- a CDS encoding isopeptide-forming domain-containing fimbrial protein — protein MHSIRSAARKNILKQFFIQFSVFLVILGGLQPGLTIPVQAAGGITINDTDSYATVRDSNNSLFIYQFDGQSPSGNPTGSITINGIFDGIGLDRKNGVFYGLKPSTGEIHKIMPDGTSILAATNNGWIVVGAGGVSPDGTKFTFNVQRTVSGVTEREIRNLDLNTLNISTLTSLDTDIRDLVYDQEGSIYYIRAGDEAFVRMNPETSENQVLGKFQLADGSNPITWGSGISMLSDGKLLISDAYGTLYVGNPENNLLTLVGQVPGINMLWDLASGAYPTYAPKLNVEKSIDGSDKSSEINPGQSFSYTLKVTNNGNVSASGTVLKDVLPEGTEYIPDSTTLNAEEVADLNGTSPLFANEGMLVKSPGRSAIDGSLFVGEDEAAIVTFQVKAKDDAIAGTKITNTATVSSNETGTVKSNEVVSTVTSGSIPPAVCPAPVAMINGSFEEGAVKGTAVNGSGLYYYESEVPGWKTTDDANGYPVIEIWDWARNAPSNVKSWPAPPDGGKWAELNAFDNGMLYQDVKTTPGQTIYWRLSHMGRYGVDTMQLRIGAATANPYDTKVQQQITDGNTAWGTYTGTYTVPAGQTVTRFGFEAVSTAGGNIGAGNFIDDIFLGTTPCVTANKTASPQEVNAGDEVTYEIQIKNEGGDIAADASVTDLIPESTEYVPGSMKLIQGSATKDLTDADDTDEGYFDGSKVSIQLGNLANKSQLANGVTVQFKVKVLASSANQQINNKAQISYNNLLTGDTENKESNETTTPVRFNPPVLESNKTAVLQTKAAGNTDPDHPEVGDTLRYTIQARNTVDNSFVSSLVISDDIPAGLQYVSGSLKVDGSSVTDAAGDADGGLYTDGQVIGLLGDITDTAWHTLEFDAIIESGQAGKNIRNIAVAGGENVNTPSQAEEVVQVYPRHPVLESEKFATNLEAGKATFEVGDTVAYTIQTRTVTSDTYISNLKITDTLPEGLEYVPGTLKVDGTSVTDNEGDDNGHYVTGAVYGGFGDIRDMDWHKLEFNAVIQTGQAGEDIRNIASVSGDNIQVPSTPEEEIKVYPRKPVIVSEKSATNLEAGKDTFEVGDTAIYSIRTRTVIGDTYMANLVISDTLPAGLEYIPGSLKVDGVSVTDDKDSDKGQYASGQVVGHVGDVWDTKWHTLEFRAKIVANAGESIRNTGEITGDNIDQPSRPTDEIVVENGGTPPVDPPVDPPVTPPVNPPVDPDPPVTPPVTPPTPPSPVIESRKTSKDTNGRSIAVGDTMEYTISARNTISGSHVSNLVIADILPEGLAYVAGSLKVDGVSVTDNADGDKGQYVGGKVSGNFGRITDTEWHTIEFKATVKAGQAGKMIENIGEVTGDNVARPEKPSDAIVVSDDEGDNNTNPGGTGDSDGDSNEDPNGNSNEDSDEDSNGDSNTGAQTPDDHNDSTLGESDAAPQDPAQSGDQATNEPEGNKLPNTATNMYSYMVAGCIILLAGLLLLRRRKV, from the coding sequence TTGCATTCTATCCGCTCGGCAGCAAGAAAGAACATACTTAAACAGTTTTTCATTCAATTTTCCGTCTTTTTGGTTATCCTTGGCGGGTTACAGCCTGGTTTGACAATACCGGTTCAGGCTGCAGGAGGAATAACCATCAATGATACCGACTCCTATGCGACGGTCAGAGATAGTAACAACTCTCTGTTCATTTATCAGTTTGATGGACAATCGCCATCGGGTAACCCAACAGGATCCATCACCATCAATGGCATTTTTGACGGGATAGGTTTGGATAGAAAAAACGGTGTTTTTTATGGTCTTAAGCCCAGTACCGGAGAAATCCATAAAATTATGCCCGATGGAACGAGTATCCTGGCCGCAACGAACAACGGGTGGATAGTAGTCGGTGCTGGAGGAGTAAGCCCTGACGGTACGAAATTCACGTTCAATGTTCAGAGAACCGTCTCGGGAGTAACCGAACGTGAGATTCGGAATCTGGATTTGAATACATTGAATATATCTACGCTTACAAGTTTAGATACAGATATACGTGATCTCGTATATGATCAGGAAGGATCTATCTATTATATTCGAGCCGGCGACGAAGCCTTTGTCAGAATGAATCCTGAAACGTCGGAGAATCAGGTCCTTGGTAAATTCCAACTGGCGGACGGTTCCAACCCCATTACATGGGGAAGCGGTATCAGTATGCTGTCGGATGGAAAATTACTGATTTCGGATGCTTACGGAACTTTGTATGTAGGCAATCCGGAAAACAATTTACTGACTTTGGTGGGGCAGGTCCCGGGAATTAATATGCTTTGGGATCTTGCTTCAGGAGCATATCCTACATATGCACCGAAGCTGAATGTTGAAAAATCGATCGACGGTTCAGATAAAAGCAGTGAGATCAATCCGGGGCAATCCTTTTCGTACACGCTGAAAGTGACGAATAACGGAAATGTCTCCGCAAGCGGCACCGTATTGAAGGATGTGCTCCCAGAGGGTACGGAGTATATTCCGGACAGCACGACGTTGAATGCCGAAGAGGTCGCGGATCTAAACGGAACGAGCCCTTTGTTTGCCAATGAAGGGATGCTCGTTAAGTCTCCTGGCAGGTCGGCCATAGATGGTTCCTTATTTGTTGGAGAGGACGAGGCTGCCATTGTGACGTTTCAGGTGAAGGCAAAAGATGATGCGATTGCCGGCACCAAGATCACGAATACGGCCACCGTGTCTTCAAATGAGACGGGAACCGTTAAATCCAATGAGGTCGTATCGACGGTTACGTCGGGGTCAATTCCTCCAGCTGTGTGTCCTGCTCCAGTAGCCATGATTAACGGCAGCTTTGAAGAAGGCGCTGTCAAAGGAACTGCTGTTAATGGGTCGGGACTCTACTATTATGAATCCGAAGTGCCCGGCTGGAAGACGACGGATGATGCTAACGGTTATCCAGTCATTGAGATATGGGATTGGGCACGGAATGCTCCTTCAAATGTCAAGAGCTGGCCAGCCCCACCTGATGGGGGGAAGTGGGCAGAATTAAATGCTTTTGACAATGGTATGCTGTACCAGGATGTGAAGACAACGCCTGGACAAACCATCTATTGGCGTTTATCCCATATGGGGCGGTACGGGGTCGACACCATGCAGCTTCGCATCGGTGCGGCAACGGCTAACCCTTACGATACCAAAGTTCAACAACAAATCACGGATGGAAACACCGCTTGGGGAACCTATACGGGCACTTACACGGTCCCGGCAGGACAAACGGTAACCCGCTTCGGTTTTGAAGCCGTTAGTACAGCTGGCGGAAACATAGGAGCAGGCAACTTCATCGATGACATCTTCCTTGGAACGACGCCATGCGTGACGGCCAACAAGACTGCATCTCCGCAGGAAGTCAATGCCGGTGATGAAGTAACCTATGAGATTCAGATCAAGAACGAAGGCGGAGACATTGCCGCCGATGCAAGCGTGACGGATCTGATTCCGGAAAGCACGGAATACGTTCCGGGTTCCATGAAATTAATTCAAGGCTCGGCCACTAAGGACCTGACGGATGCAGACGATACCGATGAAGGTTACTTCGACGGTAGCAAGGTCAGCATTCAATTAGGAAACCTCGCGAATAAGAGCCAATTGGCAAATGGCGTGACCGTGCAATTTAAAGTTAAGGTTTTAGCGAGCTCCGCCAATCAGCAAATTAATAACAAGGCACAAATTAGCTATAACAACTTACTAACAGGCGATACGGAAAACAAGGAATCGAACGAAACCACAACACCGGTCCGTTTCAATCCGCCTGTTCTGGAGTCCAACAAAACGGCCGTCCTTCAAACCAAGGCTGCCGGAAACACGGACCCTGACCATCCTGAAGTCGGCGATACGCTTCGGTACACCATTCAGGCACGGAACACGGTCGATAACAGCTTCGTCAGCAGTCTTGTTATCTCAGACGATATACCGGCTGGGCTTCAATATGTGTCGGGCAGCTTGAAGGTAGACGGCTCTTCAGTAACGGATGCCGCAGGAGATGCTGACGGCGGTCTTTATACCGATGGCCAGGTAATCGGCCTATTGGGGGATATCACGGATACGGCTTGGCACACGCTTGAATTCGATGCGATTATCGAGTCTGGACAAGCCGGAAAAAATATCCGCAACATCGCTGTCGCTGGCGGCGAGAATGTCAACACGCCGAGCCAAGCCGAGGAAGTCGTTCAGGTCTACCCACGCCATCCGGTTCTGGAATCAGAGAAGTTCGCAACGAACCTCGAAGCTGGCAAGGCCACGTTCGAGGTCGGTGATACGGTTGCCTACACGATTCAGACGAGAACGGTGACAAGCGACACATATATATCGAATTTGAAGATTACGGATACCTTGCCGGAAGGGCTGGAATACGTACCGGGAACTTTAAAGGTAGACGGCACTTCCGTCACCGATAATGAAGGCGACGATAACGGCCATTACGTAACCGGCGCCGTTTACGGCGGATTTGGCGACATCCGGGATATGGATTGGCATAAGCTTGAATTTAATGCCGTTATCCAAACCGGACAAGCCGGCGAAGACATACGAAATATTGCATCGGTCAGCGGTGACAATATCCAAGTTCCGAGCACGCCGGAAGAAGAAATTAAGGTCTATCCGCGCAAACCGGTCATCGTTTCGGAGAAGTCCGCAACGAACCTCGAAGCGGGCAAGGATACGTTTGAAGTCGGCGATACCGCTATCTATTCGATACGGACAAGAACGGTAATAGGCGATACGTATATGGCCAACCTGGTCATCTCCGATACGCTGCCGGCAGGCTTGGAATATATTCCGGGCAGCTTGAAGGTAGACGGCGTTTCCGTCACCGATGACAAGGATAGCGACAAAGGCCAATATGCTTCCGGTCAGGTCGTTGGTCACGTTGGAGATGTATGGGATACGAAATGGCATACGCTAGAGTTCCGGGCGAAGATCGTAGCAAACGCCGGAGAGTCGATCCGAAATACGGGAGAGATTACCGGGGATAACATCGATCAGCCGAGCAGGCCAACGGATGAGATTGTGGTTGAGAACGGTGGAACTCCGCCGGTGGACCCACCTGTCGATCCGCCGGTCACGCCTCCAGTGAATCCACCGGTAGATCCAGATCCACCAGTCACACCACCTGTAACACCACCGACTCCGCCTTCCCCAGTCATCGAGTCACGGAAGACGTCGAAGGATACCAATGGCAGAAGCATCGCGGTCGGCGATACGATGGAGTATACGATTTCCGCACGGAATACCATTTCCGGCAGCCATGTATCAAACCTCGTAATTGCTGACATCCTTCCGGAAGGGCTGGCGTATGTAGCAGGCAGCCTGAAGGTGGACGGTGTCTCCGTCACCGATAACGCAGATGGAGACAAAGGCCAATATGTTGGCGGCAAAGTCAGCGGGAACTTCGGACGGATTACAGATACCGAATGGCATACGATCGAGTTCAAGGCAACCGTCAAGGCGGGACAAGCCGGTAAAATGATCGAAAACATCGGTGAAGTCACGGGAGATAACGTGGCAAGACCAGAGAAGCCGTCGGATGCCATCGTAGTTTCGGACGATGAGGGCGATAACAATACGAACCCGGGTGGAACGGGAGATTCCGACGGAGATTCGAATGAAGACCCGAACGGAAATTCGAACGAAGACTCGGATGAAGATTCCAACGGGGATTCGAACACCGGGGCACAAACACCAGACGATCATAACGATTCAACATTAGGCGAATCGGATGCGGCTCCACAAGACCCGGCTCAATCTGGAGATCAGGCAACGAATGAGCCTGAAGGAAATAAATTACCGAATACGGCTACAAATATGTATAGCTACATGGTAGCGGGATGCATCATCCTGCTTGCAGGATTACTTTTGTTGAGAAGAAGAAAGGTATAG